From the Pontibaca methylaminivorans genome, the window TGACGATCCGCTTTACGAGGCGGTAAGCGCCGGGCGCAAGCATGCGGGGATGGAACACTGGCTACCGCTGTTCCATGACCGGCTGGAAACCCTGTTCGATTACCTGCCGCGCGCCACGGTCACGCTTGATGATCAGAGCACGGGGGCGCGGCTTGCCCGCTGGGATTCCATCGCCGACCAGTACGAGACCCGCCGCCTGGCCATGCAGGACCGCCGCACGGGCGAAACCCCCTACAAGCCCGCCCCGCCCGAATCGCTCTATCTGGATGATGCGGCCTGGGAACAGGCGCTTGAGGGCCGCCGCGTGCTGCAGTTCAACCCGCTGCCGCAGGCCACCGGCCCCGGTGTGATCGACGCCGGCGGGCGGATCGGGCGCAGTTTCGCCCCCGAGCGCCAGCGCGAGGACGTGAACCTGTTCACCGCGCTGGCCCGGCATATCCGCGACCGCCTTGACCGCGGACCGGTGATCGTCGCCTCCTGGTCGGACGGCGCGCGCGAGCGCCTCTCCGGCCTGATCGAGGACGAGGGGCTCACCGAGACGATCCCCGTGCCCGATGCCGGCCGCGTCGGCCGGCACGGGCTGCACCTTGCGGTCTGGCCGCTCGAGACCGGGTTCGAGACGCCGGAGCTCACAGTGATTTCCGAACAGGACGTGCTGGGCGACCGGCTGATCCGCCAGCCCCGCAAGCGCCGCCGTGCCGAGAATTTCCTGACCGAGGCCCAGAGCCTCAGCCCCGGCGATCTGGTCGTGCATGTGGACCACGGCATCGGCCGCTATCAGGGGCTCGAGGTGATCAGTGCCGCCGGGGCCGCGCATGAATGCCTTGCGATCGAATATGCCGAGGGCGCGCGCCTGTTCCTGCCGGTCGAGAATATCGAACTTCTGTCGCGCTACGGCCATGAGGAGGGGCTGCTCGACCGGCTTGGCGGCGGTGCCTGGCAGGCGCGCAAGGCCCGGCTCAAGGAACGCATCCGCGAGATGGCGGACCGGCTGATCCGCATCGCCGCCGAGCGCGCCCTGCGCCAGGCCCCGGTGCTCGAACCCGAACACCACTCGTGGGAGGCTTTCGCCGCGCGCTTTCCCTACGAGGAAACCGACGACCAGCTGGCCGCGATCGGGGACGTGCTCGACGATCTTTCCAGCGGCAACCCGATGGACCGGCTGATCTGCGGCGATGTGGGCTTCGGCAAGACCGAGGTCGCCATGCGCGCGGCCTTCGTCGCCGCCATGTCGGGGGTGCAGGTCGCGGTGATCGCGCCGACCACGCTGCTTGCGCGCCAGCATTACGCAAGTTTCGCCGAGCGGTTCCGCGGCTTTCCGCTGCAACTGCGCCCGCTGTCGCGTTTCGTCTCGGCGCGTGATGCGCAAAAGACCCGCGACGGGCTGGCCGCGGGCACCGTCGATATCGCGATCGGCACCCATGCGCTGCTGGCCAAGGGCGTGCGGTTCAGCAATCTCGGGCTGCTCATCATCGACGAGGAACAGCATTTCGGCGTCGCCCACAAGGAGCGCCTCAAGGCCCTGCGCAGCGAGGTGCACGTGCTGACCCTCACGGCGACGCCGATCCCGCGCACGCTGCAGCTTTCGCTCACCGGCGTGCGCGACCTCAGCATCATCGCCACGCCCCCCGTGGACCGGCTGGCGATCCGCACCTATGTCAGCGAATTCGACCCCCTCACGATCCGCGAGGCGCTGCTGCGCGAACATTACCGGGGCGGTCAGTCCTTCTATGTCGCGCCGCGGGTCAGCGACCTGCCGGAGATCGGCCAGTTCCTGCGCGAGGAGGTGCCCGAAGTCTCGGTCGTGGTGGCCCATGGCCAACTGTCCGCGCGCGAACTCGACGCCCGCATGAACGCCTTCTACGACGGCAAATACGACGTGCTGCTTGCCACCACCATCGTCGAATCCGGCCTCGACATCCCGAGCGCGAACACCATGATCGTGCACCGCGCCGACATGTTCGGACTGTCGCAGCTCTACCAGATCCGGGGCCGCGTCGGGCGCTCCAAACAGCGCGCCTATGCCTATCTCACCACGAAACCGCGCAAGAAACTCACCCCGACCGCCGAAAAGCGCCTGCGCGTGCTCAGCAGCCTCGATTCGCTCGGCGCCGGCTTCGCGCTCGCGAGCCAGGATCTCGACATCCGCGGCGCCGGCAACCTGCTGGGCGAGGAACAGTCGGGCCAGATGCACGAGGTCGGCTTCGAACTCTACCAGTCCATGCTCGAGGACGCGATCGCCCGCATGCGGGCCGGCGATCTCGAAGGGCTCAGCGACGCGGATGACCAGTGGGCGCCCCAGATCAATCTGGGCGTCTCGGTGCTGATCCCGGAAACCTACGTGCCCGATCTCGACGTGCGCCTCGGGCTTTACCGCCGCCTGAGCGGCCTCTCGACCAAGGTCGAGCTCGAGGGCTTCGCGGCCGAGCTCATCGACCGGTTCGGCAAGCTCCCGCGCGAGGTGAACACCCTGCTGCTCGTGGTGCGGATCAAGGCCATGTGCAAGCGCGCCGGCATCGCCCGGCTTGATGGCGGCCCCAAGGGCGCGACGGTCCAGTTCCACAATGACCGCTTCGCCTCGCCCGAGGGGCTGGTCGAATTCATCAGGGCCGAGGACGGACAGGCCCGCATCAAGGGCAACCGCATCGTTCTCACACGTGACTGGCGCAAGGACGCGGACAAGATCAGGGGCGCCTTCGCCATCGCCCGCGACCTTGCCGAAAAACTCGTCCGCAAGGCCAAGAACAGCGAATCCCCCCGCCCCTGAAAATCCCCCCGCGCCTTCTTCTGGCGGAAATATCCCGGGGGAGTCGCCGTCAGGCGACGGGGGCAGAGCCCCCGCCCGCATCCCCGCCGGATCCCCCGCCCGGGCGGCGCCCCTCGCGCCGCTCGATCACGCGGATCCGCAGCATCAGCAGGAAGCCGCCCGCCGCCATGATCAGGATGCCGCCGACCATGGGCCGCAGCGTCCCGTCGAACAGCAGCCCGATCGGCGCCGCGATCACCGCCGCCATCACCGTCGAGAGCGCCCCGATGACCGAGGCCGCCATGCCGGCGATATGGCCCATGGGCTCCATCGCCATGGCGTTCAGATTGCCGATGGTCATGCCGGCGGTCAGGAACACGCTGGCCTGGAACAGGA encodes:
- the mfd gene encoding transcription-repair coupling factor gives rise to the protein MSQNRHVTIGGAPEGFDARLILDEIEKSDAPVLHVARDDKRLAAMRAALAFFAPAMPVLSFPAWDCLPYDRISPHADIAAARMATLATLVHRKPAHFVLLTTLNAATQRIPPREVLRGSAFSAQVGERVDESALRAFLARMGFSQSATVMEPGDYAIRGGIIDIYPPGDSGPVRLDFFGDILDGIRRFDPETQRSDARLDSIELAPVSEVILDEAAITRFRQNYRISFGAAGTDDPLYEAVSAGRKHAGMEHWLPLFHDRLETLFDYLPRATVTLDDQSTGARLARWDSIADQYETRRLAMQDRRTGETPYKPAPPESLYLDDAAWEQALEGRRVLQFNPLPQATGPGVIDAGGRIGRSFAPERQREDVNLFTALARHIRDRLDRGPVIVASWSDGARERLSGLIEDEGLTETIPVPDAGRVGRHGLHLAVWPLETGFETPELTVISEQDVLGDRLIRQPRKRRRAENFLTEAQSLSPGDLVVHVDHGIGRYQGLEVISAAGAAHECLAIEYAEGARLFLPVENIELLSRYGHEEGLLDRLGGGAWQARKARLKERIREMADRLIRIAAERALRQAPVLEPEHHSWEAFAARFPYEETDDQLAAIGDVLDDLSSGNPMDRLICGDVGFGKTEVAMRAAFVAAMSGVQVAVIAPTTLLARQHYASFAERFRGFPLQLRPLSRFVSARDAQKTRDGLAAGTVDIAIGTHALLAKGVRFSNLGLLIIDEEQHFGVAHKERLKALRSEVHVLTLTATPIPRTLQLSLTGVRDLSIIATPPVDRLAIRTYVSEFDPLTIREALLREHYRGGQSFYVAPRVSDLPEIGQFLREEVPEVSVVVAHGQLSARELDARMNAFYDGKYDVLLATTIVESGLDIPSANTMIVHRADMFGLSQLYQIRGRVGRSKQRAYAYLTTKPRKKLTPTAEKRLRVLSSLDSLGAGFALASQDLDIRGAGNLLGEEQSGQMHEVGFELYQSMLEDAIARMRAGDLEGLSDADDQWAPQINLGVSVLIPETYVPDLDVRLGLYRRLSGLSTKVELEGFAAELIDRFGKLPREVNTLLLVVRIKAMCKRAGIARLDGGPKGATVQFHNDRFASPEGLVEFIRAEDGQARIKGNRIVLTRDWRKDADKIRGAFAIARDLAEKLVRKAKNSESPRP